TTCATCAGCACCAGTACGTTTTACGAGTTGGTATCCTTTTTTTAATAAATAATTATAAATGTATGGCTCATTATAATTATTTTCAACATCAATGATATTTATAATTATTTTGCTAAAATCAATCGATTTTAAGATATCTAATTCACCACCTTCTGTGTCAATGCTTAAATAATCGATGTATCGTATATCATATTTTTCTAAGATTGTATTAAGCGTATAACAAGGTATTACTATGATTTTTTTAGTCCCTCCATAAAGGGCTAACTCTCGATTAATTCGTTCTATATGTCGTGGATCATATTTTTTAATTAACCCACTAAGCATATCAGTACGTTCAGTGATACCTTGAATGGCTAAAAATTGAGCTAGTTCTTCTTGCGATCCTATGCATGCATTAATACATGTACAAGATCGATTTTTTTGAAGAATTTTGAATGCTGATGGTAGTGGTTCGAAGCAAATACCTTTCCAACCTAAATGTTTTTCAAAAAAATATGTATTGCTATAAGTTATACCGTCATTGGCACCAATATCGATAAAAAAACCTTTTTTATCATCTTTAAAAAATTGCTCATAAATAAATTGATCTTGGTTATTTTGACTATAAAATTGTGTATTCGTTGTTTGATAATATAATC
The genomic region above belongs to Candidatus Babeliales bacterium and contains:
- a CDS encoding FkbM family methyltransferase translates to MKKSKYFFFLIIFGLYYQTTNTQFYSQNNQDQFIYEQFFKDDKKGFFIDIGANDGITYSNTYFFEKHLGWKGICFEPLPSAFKILQKNRSCTCINACIGSQEELAQFLAIQGITERTDMLSGLIKKYDPRHIERINRELALYGGTKKIIVIPCYTLNTILEKYDIRYIDYLSIDTEGGELDILKSIDFSKIIINIIDVENNYNEPYIYNYLLKKGYQLVKRTGADEIYKKINL